Proteins found in one Salvia splendens isolate huo1 chromosome 10, SspV2, whole genome shotgun sequence genomic segment:
- the LOC121750966 gene encoding CCR4-NOT transcription complex subunit 10-like: MDSVPSPLPLAVRDGSPEAAAMAELAKEAALLFQAGNFVNCLRVLNQLLQKKADDPKVLHNIAIAESFQDGFSDLKKLIEALQQIQKQMERLAHTSGEHLELSSNDGRAPKAGQNGTNHASLQFSSPPVVYNDEFDASVAMFNIAVVWYHLHEYAKSFLYLDALYQNIAPIDEATALRICFLFLDVALLSQHALRSADVISYMEKVFCVNSLTNQPENGISVQQQSMLASKSPSLPSNSTTPDSSNPDSVVNANMLENSLSMNLSEEALEDESLQLLSSLEISGQSLQRLSGVTSSNDHSRSQGEESLSVVDLRLKVHLYKVRLFLLTRNLKAAKREVKMAMNLARGKDYPMALYLKSQLEYARKNPRKAIKLLMASSNQSEIGMSSMYYNNLGCIYYQLGKHQTSGVFFSKALKNSPFVPKEKPTKLLNLSQDKSHLILYNCGMLSLACGRPFHAARCFQKASIIFHNRPLLWLRISECCLMALEKGLIKSDSSADRSDIKVNVIGKGKWKHVALRYGVPSNGQCDVGMVDSWSGDRKQPDLSLSLACQCLVNALYLLDSSEGKYSRSSSAPSTEQNDPREAFSFDMNHRNVGGGDQKESDVPSGLSQVNSNGEVKEQKGNNQSLSIYNSIVDYESICMKENQMLKQAIFADLAYVELSLGNPLKALATAKSLLKIPECSRMYIFLGTMYAAEALCLLNRPEEAAALLTPYISGGNNIELPYSREDCENWTADKLIDSDDSNGGAITSNGVSNPDEPQLLFSSPEEARGTFAANFAANVALLGDFDLAHHFVLKALSDIPNSPQAILTAIYLDLKRGKTQDALAKLKHHVAVRFLPSNIPLNGSS; encoded by the exons GTTCTTCATAATATAGCTATTGCCGAAAGCTTTCAAGATGGATTTTCAGATCTTAAAAAGCTTATTGAAGCGCTTCAACAAATCCAG AAACAAATGGAACGGCTTGCTCATACATCTGGGGAACACTTAGAGCTTTCTAGTAATGATGGAAGAGCACCTAAAGCTGGCCAGAATGGCACGAATCATGCTTCACTTCAATTTTCTAGTCCACCAGTTGTCTACAATGATGAGTTTGACGCATCAGTGGCCATGTTCAATATA GCTGTTGTTTGGTATCATCTTCATGAATATGCAAAATCATTTTTGTATTTGGATGCATTATATCAGAATATTGCACCGATTGATGAG GCAACGGCCCTTCGTATATGCTTTTTGTTTTTGGATGTTGCGTTGCTTTCTCAGCATGCGTTGAGATCTGCT GATGTGATTAGCTACATGGAGAAAGTTTTTTGTGTGAATAGCTTGACCAATCAACCAGAGAACGGAATCTCAGTGCAGCAGCAATCTATGTTAGCATCGAAGTCTCCTTCACTTCCTTCTAATTCAACCACCCCTGATTCTTCTAACCCAGATTCAGTTGTTAATGCAAATATGCTGGAAAATTCTTTATCTATGAATTTATCTGAAGAAGCACTTGAAGATGAGTCATTGCAGTTACTCTCTTCCCTGGAAATAAGTGGACAAAGCCTTCAAAGACTTTCTGGTGTTACGTCTTCTAACGATCATTCAAGAAGCCAAGGGGAGGAGTCCCTTTCTGTTGTTGATTTAAGGCTAAAGGTACATCTTTACAAGGTTCGACTTTTTCTTCTCACAAGGAACCTCAAAGCAGCTAAGCGTGAAGTTAAGATGGCCATGAACTTAGCCCGCGGAAAAGATTATCCCATGGCTCTTTATTTGAAGTCACAGCTTGAATATGCCCGCAAAAATCCTCGCAAGGCAATCAAGCTTTTGATGGCATCGAGTAACCAGTCAGAGATAGGGATGTCAAGCATGTATTACAACAATCTTGGGTGCATCTATTACCAATTGGGGAAGCATCAGACATCAGGTGTATTCTTCTCCAAAGCCCTGAAGAATAGCCCATTCGTACCGAAGGAAAAACCTACAAAACTTTTAAATTTGTCACAGGATAAATCCCATCTGATATTGTACAACTGTGGTATGCTTTCCTTGGCTTGTGGTAGACCTTTCCATGCTGCTCGCTGTTTTCAAAAGGCTAGCATTATCTTTCACAATAGACCTCTTCTGTGGCTGCGAATTTCTGAGTGCTGTCTGATGGCCCTAGAGAAAGGACTGATAAAGTCTGATTCCTCTGCAGACAGATCTGATATCAAAGTTAATGTTATTGGAAAGGGTAAGTGGAAACATGTTGCTTTGAGGTATGGGGTTCCGTCAAACGGCCAGTGCGATGTTGGAATGGTTGATTCGTGGTCAGGAGACCGTAAACAACCtgatctttctctctctcttgccTGTCAGTGTCTTGTGAATGCTCTGTATTTGTTGGACTCTTCTGAAGGAAAATATTctagatctagctcggctcctAGTACTGAACAGAATGATCCCAGAGAAGCATTTTCTTTTGATATGAATCACAGGAATGTCGGTGGTGGCGATCAAAAGGAATCTGATGTACCATCTGGTTTGAGTCAAGTTAATTCAAATGGTGAAGTTAAAGAACAAAAGGGAAACAATCAGAGTTTATCAATTTACAATTCTATTGTTGACTATGAGAGTATCTGTATGAAAGAAAACCAGATGCTGAAGCAAGCAATATTTGCTGATTTGGCCTATGTGGAGCTGTCACTAGGAAATCCCCTGAAAGCCCTAGCTACAGCAAAGTCTCTTTTGAAAATTCCCGAGTGTTCAAGAATGTACATCTTTTTGGGGACAATGTATGCAGCTGAAGCTCTGTGCCTTCTCAATCGGCCAGAGGAAGCTGCCGCTCTTCTGACACCTTATATTTCTGGTGGGAACAACATTGAGCTTCCATATAGCCGAGAGGACTGTGAAAATTGGACAGCAGATAAATTAATTGATAGTGATGATTCAAATGGAGGTGCGATTACTTCTAATGGTGTCTCAAACCCTGATGAACCCCAGTTACTTTTTTCCAGCCCTGAAGAAGCACGTGGAACTTTTGCTGCGAATTTCGCTGCAAATGTTGCATTGCTGGGAGATTTTGATCTGGCACACCACTTTGTACTGAAGGCATTATCTGATATACCTAACAGTCCACAGGCTATTCTAACCGCGATTTATTTGGATCTAAAACGCGGCAAGACACAGGATGCTCTTGCCAAGTTGAAACATCATGTTGCTGTTAGGTTTCTCCCCAGCAACATTCCGTTAAATGGCTCTTCTTGA